In Primulina eburnea isolate SZY01 chromosome 3, ASM2296580v1, whole genome shotgun sequence, one DNA window encodes the following:
- the LOC140825452 gene encoding uncharacterized protein isoform X2, with amino-acid sequence MPGTIQVSVLEFKGISSSSDPSATSVKVSIGKRCYRTQDKGDFSFEELTVTLVDEEGNEIAYTGIRIMQIIQKGTWDDIFSLEGGGQVHLKLRFFLNEEEKNRIRVMRESAMKKNLAAASNINLNRSESTSSTRNSEEKSTHSEQNVLDSQTNFVTEVVSREAEATPADSPSSSEASFVGSPSSYQKEDEIIQEIETPNAADCSQDASLVSFSHVTEAQSSRVPETTPAEKIETALPIVKSKDPDLTEKVPSNVRKMISAFESGQFKDVKSLKRPTSVLQDEKDVAPSTNQSLRKAEFAHLTENLSRNLNVSGQEDLVSSDSLPFPDLKESKSSVAPLEYSEITKEEPTVEESNRSPDALASSNILEQDVEKYLERAASAQVEQNIAGKEGSSEDKDEKGVTKLTDQSSREFEDNFFTGYLNQMIPSVSGLRDLDSSHTEASLAPKDLESTVVPMEISGEEKDRSPFYLTRQPVSETATCSGRESEVQSQEIEAYDSSAVEEAENETQTGLEGSKVMDIQGTSDQKPKSLDFDKEEYNSPESSGLWIFPHNLERLCITTAGNQVMKIVELLHIEANAHQENELSMESEILEQQHEIREVDIGNMPESGSFPDDSCNRLIGQAIKIAVILGFGLLVLLTRKKEPRKKKSEENDFFFFNIPNQIDERTLTV; translated from the exons ATGCCGGGAACCATACAAGTTTCAG TTCTGGAATTCAAGGGCATTTCTTCTTCGTCAGACCCTTCTGCAACATCCGTCAAAG TTTCCATCGGGAAAAGATGTTACCGGACTCAGGACAAGGGAGATTTCTCGTT TGAGGAATTGACTGTTACACTTGTGGATGAAGAAGGAAATGAAATAGCATATACAG GCATTAGGATCATGCAAATAATTCAGAAGGGAACATGGGATGATATTTTCTCGCTTGAAGGAGGCGGGCAAGTACATTTGAAGTTGCGATTTTTCCTGAACGAGGAAGAGAAAAATCGCATTCGTGTTATG AGAGAATCTGCGATGAAAAAGAATCTTGCAGCTGCCTCCAACATTAACCTTAATCGTTCAGAAAGCACTAGTTCAACTCGTAATTCTGAAGAGAAGTCCACTCATAGCGAACAAAATGTCTTAG ATTCACAAACAAATTTCGTAACAGAAGTAGTGAGCCGTGAAGCTGAAGCCACACCAGCTGATTCGCCATCGAGTTCTGAAGCATCCTTTGTTGGCTCACCGTCTAGTTACCAAAAGGAAGATGAAATCATCCAAGAAATAGAAACCCCA AATGCTGCAGATTGCAGTCAAGATGCTTCTCTCGTCTCTTTTTCACATGTAACAGAAGCACAATCGTCTCGAGTACCTGAAACCACACCAGCTGAGAAAATTGAAACGGCATTGCCTATTGTCAAGTCAAAGGATCCAGATCTCACGGAGAAAGTCCCCAGCAATGTGAGGAAAATGATAAGTGCATTTGAAAGCGGTCAATTTAAG GATGTGAAATCCCTCAAAAGGCCAACTTCTGTACTACAAGATGAAAAGGATGTCGCTCCATCTACCAATCAAAGTTTGAGAAAAGCTGAGTTTGCCCATCTTACTGAAAACTTGAGTCGAAACCTAAATGTCAGTGGACAAGAAGATCTTGTTTCAAGCGACTCCCTACCTTTTCCAGACCTAAAGGAGTCAAAGTCAAGTGTAGCACCATTGGAGTATAGCGAAATTACTAAAGAGGAACCAACTGTTGAAGAAAGTAATAGATCACCGGACGCTTTAGCAAGTTCCAATATACTGGAGCAGGATGTGGAAAAATACCTTGAAAGGGCAGCATCGGCCCAAGTTGAACAAAATATAGCTGGAAAGGAAGGTTCTTCGGAGGACAAAGACGAGAAGGGCGTCACCAAATTAACTGATCAAAGTTCAAGAGAATTTGAGGATAACTTTTTTACAGGATACTTGAATCAAATGATACCAAGTGTTAGTGGACTAAGAGACTTAGATTCGAGTCACACTGAAGCATCTTTAGCCCCTAAGGATTTGGAGTCAACTGTTGTTCCGATGGAAATAAGTGGGGAAGAAAAAGATAGATCACCATTTTATCTAACGAGGCAACCAGTTTCAGAAACAGCTACATGTTCGGGAAGAGAGTCTGAGGTACAATCTCAAGAAATAGAAGCTTATGATTCTTCAGCTGTAGAAGAAGCAGAAAATGAGACACAAACAGGACTTGAAGGTTCAAAAGTTATGGATATTCAAGGGACTTCAGATCAGAAACCAAAATCGCTGGACTTTGATAAAGAAGAATATAATTCCCCTGAAAGCTCTGGTTTGTGGATATTCCCGCACAATTTGGAACGTTTATGTATTACAACTGCTGGCAACCAAGTGATGAAAATAGTAGAGCTTCTACACATTGAAGCCAATGCCCACCAAGAAAATGAGCTTTCTATGGAATCAGAAATCTTGGAGCAG CAACATGAAATACGTGAAGTAGACATTGGTAATATGCCAGAATCTGGTAGCTTTCCAGACGACTCATGTAACAGACTAATTGGGCAG GCTATCAAAATTGCTGTGATTCTTGGTTTTGGATTATTAGTTCTTCTCACCCGGAAAAAGGAACCTCG GAAGAAAAAGTctgaagaaaatgatttttttttcttcaatattccaaatcaaattgaTGAAAGAACATTAACCGTGTAA
- the LOC140825452 gene encoding uncharacterized protein isoform X1, giving the protein MPGTIQVSVLEFKGISSSSDPSATSVKVSIGKRCYRTQDKGDFSFPVAKLSEELTVTLVDEEGNEIAYTGIRIMQIIQKGTWDDIFSLEGGGQVHLKLRFFLNEEEKNRIRVMRESAMKKNLAAASNINLNRSESTSSTRNSEEKSTHSEQNVLDSQTNFVTEVVSREAEATPADSPSSSEASFVGSPSSYQKEDEIIQEIETPNAADCSQDASLVSFSHVTEAQSSRVPETTPAEKIETALPIVKSKDPDLTEKVPSNVRKMISAFESGQFKDVKSLKRPTSVLQDEKDVAPSTNQSLRKAEFAHLTENLSRNLNVSGQEDLVSSDSLPFPDLKESKSSVAPLEYSEITKEEPTVEESNRSPDALASSNILEQDVEKYLERAASAQVEQNIAGKEGSSEDKDEKGVTKLTDQSSREFEDNFFTGYLNQMIPSVSGLRDLDSSHTEASLAPKDLESTVVPMEISGEEKDRSPFYLTRQPVSETATCSGRESEVQSQEIEAYDSSAVEEAENETQTGLEGSKVMDIQGTSDQKPKSLDFDKEEYNSPESSGLWIFPHNLERLCITTAGNQVMKIVELLHIEANAHQENELSMESEILEQQHEIREVDIGNMPESGSFPDDSCNRLIGQAIKIAVILGFGLLVLLTRKKEPRKKKSEENDFFFFNIPNQIDERTLTV; this is encoded by the exons ATGCCGGGAACCATACAAGTTTCAG TTCTGGAATTCAAGGGCATTTCTTCTTCGTCAGACCCTTCTGCAACATCCGTCAAAG TTTCCATCGGGAAAAGATGTTACCGGACTCAGGACAAGGGAGATTTCTCGTT TCCTGTTGCTAAACTTAGTGAGGAATTGACTGTTACACTTGTGGATGAAGAAGGAAATGAAATAGCATATACAG GCATTAGGATCATGCAAATAATTCAGAAGGGAACATGGGATGATATTTTCTCGCTTGAAGGAGGCGGGCAAGTACATTTGAAGTTGCGATTTTTCCTGAACGAGGAAGAGAAAAATCGCATTCGTGTTATG AGAGAATCTGCGATGAAAAAGAATCTTGCAGCTGCCTCCAACATTAACCTTAATCGTTCAGAAAGCACTAGTTCAACTCGTAATTCTGAAGAGAAGTCCACTCATAGCGAACAAAATGTCTTAG ATTCACAAACAAATTTCGTAACAGAAGTAGTGAGCCGTGAAGCTGAAGCCACACCAGCTGATTCGCCATCGAGTTCTGAAGCATCCTTTGTTGGCTCACCGTCTAGTTACCAAAAGGAAGATGAAATCATCCAAGAAATAGAAACCCCA AATGCTGCAGATTGCAGTCAAGATGCTTCTCTCGTCTCTTTTTCACATGTAACAGAAGCACAATCGTCTCGAGTACCTGAAACCACACCAGCTGAGAAAATTGAAACGGCATTGCCTATTGTCAAGTCAAAGGATCCAGATCTCACGGAGAAAGTCCCCAGCAATGTGAGGAAAATGATAAGTGCATTTGAAAGCGGTCAATTTAAG GATGTGAAATCCCTCAAAAGGCCAACTTCTGTACTACAAGATGAAAAGGATGTCGCTCCATCTACCAATCAAAGTTTGAGAAAAGCTGAGTTTGCCCATCTTACTGAAAACTTGAGTCGAAACCTAAATGTCAGTGGACAAGAAGATCTTGTTTCAAGCGACTCCCTACCTTTTCCAGACCTAAAGGAGTCAAAGTCAAGTGTAGCACCATTGGAGTATAGCGAAATTACTAAAGAGGAACCAACTGTTGAAGAAAGTAATAGATCACCGGACGCTTTAGCAAGTTCCAATATACTGGAGCAGGATGTGGAAAAATACCTTGAAAGGGCAGCATCGGCCCAAGTTGAACAAAATATAGCTGGAAAGGAAGGTTCTTCGGAGGACAAAGACGAGAAGGGCGTCACCAAATTAACTGATCAAAGTTCAAGAGAATTTGAGGATAACTTTTTTACAGGATACTTGAATCAAATGATACCAAGTGTTAGTGGACTAAGAGACTTAGATTCGAGTCACACTGAAGCATCTTTAGCCCCTAAGGATTTGGAGTCAACTGTTGTTCCGATGGAAATAAGTGGGGAAGAAAAAGATAGATCACCATTTTATCTAACGAGGCAACCAGTTTCAGAAACAGCTACATGTTCGGGAAGAGAGTCTGAGGTACAATCTCAAGAAATAGAAGCTTATGATTCTTCAGCTGTAGAAGAAGCAGAAAATGAGACACAAACAGGACTTGAAGGTTCAAAAGTTATGGATATTCAAGGGACTTCAGATCAGAAACCAAAATCGCTGGACTTTGATAAAGAAGAATATAATTCCCCTGAAAGCTCTGGTTTGTGGATATTCCCGCACAATTTGGAACGTTTATGTATTACAACTGCTGGCAACCAAGTGATGAAAATAGTAGAGCTTCTACACATTGAAGCCAATGCCCACCAAGAAAATGAGCTTTCTATGGAATCAGAAATCTTGGAGCAG CAACATGAAATACGTGAAGTAGACATTGGTAATATGCCAGAATCTGGTAGCTTTCCAGACGACTCATGTAACAGACTAATTGGGCAG GCTATCAAAATTGCTGTGATTCTTGGTTTTGGATTATTAGTTCTTCTCACCCGGAAAAAGGAACCTCG GAAGAAAAAGTctgaagaaaatgatttttttttcttcaatattccaaatcaaattgaTGAAAGAACATTAACCGTGTAA
- the LOC140825452 gene encoding uncharacterized protein isoform X3 yields the protein MPGTIQVSVLEFKGISSSSDPSATSVKVSIGKRCYRTQDKGDFSFPVAKLSEELTVTLVDEEGNEIAYTGIRIMQIIQKGTWDDIFSLEGGGQVHLKLRFFLNEEEKNRIRVMRESAMKKNLAAASNINLNRSESTSSTRNSEEKSTHSEQNVLEVVSREAEATPADSPSSSEASFVGSPSSYQKEDEIIQEIETPNAADCSQDASLVSFSHVTEAQSSRVPETTPAEKIETALPIVKSKDPDLTEKVPSNVRKMISAFESGQFKDVKSLKRPTSVLQDEKDVAPSTNQSLRKAEFAHLTENLSRNLNVSGQEDLVSSDSLPFPDLKESKSSVAPLEYSEITKEEPTVEESNRSPDALASSNILEQDVEKYLERAASAQVEQNIAGKEGSSEDKDEKGVTKLTDQSSREFEDNFFTGYLNQMIPSVSGLRDLDSSHTEASLAPKDLESTVVPMEISGEEKDRSPFYLTRQPVSETATCSGRESEVQSQEIEAYDSSAVEEAENETQTGLEGSKVMDIQGTSDQKPKSLDFDKEEYNSPESSGLWIFPHNLERLCITTAGNQVMKIVELLHIEANAHQENELSMESEILEQQHEIREVDIGNMPESGSFPDDSCNRLIGQAIKIAVILGFGLLVLLTRKKEPRKKKSEENDFFFFNIPNQIDERTLTV from the exons ATGCCGGGAACCATACAAGTTTCAG TTCTGGAATTCAAGGGCATTTCTTCTTCGTCAGACCCTTCTGCAACATCCGTCAAAG TTTCCATCGGGAAAAGATGTTACCGGACTCAGGACAAGGGAGATTTCTCGTT TCCTGTTGCTAAACTTAGTGAGGAATTGACTGTTACACTTGTGGATGAAGAAGGAAATGAAATAGCATATACAG GCATTAGGATCATGCAAATAATTCAGAAGGGAACATGGGATGATATTTTCTCGCTTGAAGGAGGCGGGCAAGTACATTTGAAGTTGCGATTTTTCCTGAACGAGGAAGAGAAAAATCGCATTCGTGTTATG AGAGAATCTGCGATGAAAAAGAATCTTGCAGCTGCCTCCAACATTAACCTTAATCGTTCAGAAAGCACTAGTTCAACTCGTAATTCTGAAGAGAAGTCCACTCATAGCGAACAAAATGTCTTAG AAGTAGTGAGCCGTGAAGCTGAAGCCACACCAGCTGATTCGCCATCGAGTTCTGAAGCATCCTTTGTTGGCTCACCGTCTAGTTACCAAAAGGAAGATGAAATCATCCAAGAAATAGAAACCCCA AATGCTGCAGATTGCAGTCAAGATGCTTCTCTCGTCTCTTTTTCACATGTAACAGAAGCACAATCGTCTCGAGTACCTGAAACCACACCAGCTGAGAAAATTGAAACGGCATTGCCTATTGTCAAGTCAAAGGATCCAGATCTCACGGAGAAAGTCCCCAGCAATGTGAGGAAAATGATAAGTGCATTTGAAAGCGGTCAATTTAAG GATGTGAAATCCCTCAAAAGGCCAACTTCTGTACTACAAGATGAAAAGGATGTCGCTCCATCTACCAATCAAAGTTTGAGAAAAGCTGAGTTTGCCCATCTTACTGAAAACTTGAGTCGAAACCTAAATGTCAGTGGACAAGAAGATCTTGTTTCAAGCGACTCCCTACCTTTTCCAGACCTAAAGGAGTCAAAGTCAAGTGTAGCACCATTGGAGTATAGCGAAATTACTAAAGAGGAACCAACTGTTGAAGAAAGTAATAGATCACCGGACGCTTTAGCAAGTTCCAATATACTGGAGCAGGATGTGGAAAAATACCTTGAAAGGGCAGCATCGGCCCAAGTTGAACAAAATATAGCTGGAAAGGAAGGTTCTTCGGAGGACAAAGACGAGAAGGGCGTCACCAAATTAACTGATCAAAGTTCAAGAGAATTTGAGGATAACTTTTTTACAGGATACTTGAATCAAATGATACCAAGTGTTAGTGGACTAAGAGACTTAGATTCGAGTCACACTGAAGCATCTTTAGCCCCTAAGGATTTGGAGTCAACTGTTGTTCCGATGGAAATAAGTGGGGAAGAAAAAGATAGATCACCATTTTATCTAACGAGGCAACCAGTTTCAGAAACAGCTACATGTTCGGGAAGAGAGTCTGAGGTACAATCTCAAGAAATAGAAGCTTATGATTCTTCAGCTGTAGAAGAAGCAGAAAATGAGACACAAACAGGACTTGAAGGTTCAAAAGTTATGGATATTCAAGGGACTTCAGATCAGAAACCAAAATCGCTGGACTTTGATAAAGAAGAATATAATTCCCCTGAAAGCTCTGGTTTGTGGATATTCCCGCACAATTTGGAACGTTTATGTATTACAACTGCTGGCAACCAAGTGATGAAAATAGTAGAGCTTCTACACATTGAAGCCAATGCCCACCAAGAAAATGAGCTTTCTATGGAATCAGAAATCTTGGAGCAG CAACATGAAATACGTGAAGTAGACATTGGTAATATGCCAGAATCTGGTAGCTTTCCAGACGACTCATGTAACAGACTAATTGGGCAG GCTATCAAAATTGCTGTGATTCTTGGTTTTGGATTATTAGTTCTTCTCACCCGGAAAAAGGAACCTCG GAAGAAAAAGTctgaagaaaatgatttttttttcttcaatattccaaatcaaattgaTGAAAGAACATTAACCGTGTAA
- the LOC140825452 gene encoding uncharacterized protein isoform X4 codes for MPGTIQVSVLEFKGISSSSDPSATSVKVSIGKRCYRTQDKGDFSFPVAKLSEELTVTLVDEEGNEIAYTGIRIMQIIQKGTWDDIFSLEGGGQVHLKLRFFLNEEEKNRIRVMRESAMKKNLAAASNINLNRSESTSSTRNSEEKSTHSEQNVLDSQTNFVTEVVSREAEATPADSPSSSEASFVGSPSSYQKEDEIIQEIETPNAADCSQDASLVSFSHVTEAQSSRVPETTPAEKIETALPIVKSKDPDLTEKVPSNVRKMISAFESGQFKDVKSLKRPTSVLQDEKDVAPSTNQSLRKAEFAHLTENLSRNLNVSGQEDLVSSDSLPFPDLKESKSSVAPLEYSEITKEEPTVEESNRSPDALASSNILEQDVEKYLERAASAQVEQNIAGKEGSSEDKDEKGVTKLTDQSSREFEDNFFTGYLNQMIPSVSGLRDLDSSHTEASLAPKDLESTVVPMEISGEEKDRSPFYLTRQPVSETATCSGRESEVQSQEIEAYDSSAVEEAENETQTGLEGSKVMDIQGTSDQKPKSLDFDKEEYNSPESSGLWIFPHNLERLCITTAGNQVMKIVELLHIEANAHQENELSMESEILEQAIKIAVILGFGLLVLLTRKKEPRKKKSEENDFFFFNIPNQIDERTLTV; via the exons ATGCCGGGAACCATACAAGTTTCAG TTCTGGAATTCAAGGGCATTTCTTCTTCGTCAGACCCTTCTGCAACATCCGTCAAAG TTTCCATCGGGAAAAGATGTTACCGGACTCAGGACAAGGGAGATTTCTCGTT TCCTGTTGCTAAACTTAGTGAGGAATTGACTGTTACACTTGTGGATGAAGAAGGAAATGAAATAGCATATACAG GCATTAGGATCATGCAAATAATTCAGAAGGGAACATGGGATGATATTTTCTCGCTTGAAGGAGGCGGGCAAGTACATTTGAAGTTGCGATTTTTCCTGAACGAGGAAGAGAAAAATCGCATTCGTGTTATG AGAGAATCTGCGATGAAAAAGAATCTTGCAGCTGCCTCCAACATTAACCTTAATCGTTCAGAAAGCACTAGTTCAACTCGTAATTCTGAAGAGAAGTCCACTCATAGCGAACAAAATGTCTTAG ATTCACAAACAAATTTCGTAACAGAAGTAGTGAGCCGTGAAGCTGAAGCCACACCAGCTGATTCGCCATCGAGTTCTGAAGCATCCTTTGTTGGCTCACCGTCTAGTTACCAAAAGGAAGATGAAATCATCCAAGAAATAGAAACCCCA AATGCTGCAGATTGCAGTCAAGATGCTTCTCTCGTCTCTTTTTCACATGTAACAGAAGCACAATCGTCTCGAGTACCTGAAACCACACCAGCTGAGAAAATTGAAACGGCATTGCCTATTGTCAAGTCAAAGGATCCAGATCTCACGGAGAAAGTCCCCAGCAATGTGAGGAAAATGATAAGTGCATTTGAAAGCGGTCAATTTAAG GATGTGAAATCCCTCAAAAGGCCAACTTCTGTACTACAAGATGAAAAGGATGTCGCTCCATCTACCAATCAAAGTTTGAGAAAAGCTGAGTTTGCCCATCTTACTGAAAACTTGAGTCGAAACCTAAATGTCAGTGGACAAGAAGATCTTGTTTCAAGCGACTCCCTACCTTTTCCAGACCTAAAGGAGTCAAAGTCAAGTGTAGCACCATTGGAGTATAGCGAAATTACTAAAGAGGAACCAACTGTTGAAGAAAGTAATAGATCACCGGACGCTTTAGCAAGTTCCAATATACTGGAGCAGGATGTGGAAAAATACCTTGAAAGGGCAGCATCGGCCCAAGTTGAACAAAATATAGCTGGAAAGGAAGGTTCTTCGGAGGACAAAGACGAGAAGGGCGTCACCAAATTAACTGATCAAAGTTCAAGAGAATTTGAGGATAACTTTTTTACAGGATACTTGAATCAAATGATACCAAGTGTTAGTGGACTAAGAGACTTAGATTCGAGTCACACTGAAGCATCTTTAGCCCCTAAGGATTTGGAGTCAACTGTTGTTCCGATGGAAATAAGTGGGGAAGAAAAAGATAGATCACCATTTTATCTAACGAGGCAACCAGTTTCAGAAACAGCTACATGTTCGGGAAGAGAGTCTGAGGTACAATCTCAAGAAATAGAAGCTTATGATTCTTCAGCTGTAGAAGAAGCAGAAAATGAGACACAAACAGGACTTGAAGGTTCAAAAGTTATGGATATTCAAGGGACTTCAGATCAGAAACCAAAATCGCTGGACTTTGATAAAGAAGAATATAATTCCCCTGAAAGCTCTGGTTTGTGGATATTCCCGCACAATTTGGAACGTTTATGTATTACAACTGCTGGCAACCAAGTGATGAAAATAGTAGAGCTTCTACACATTGAAGCCAATGCCCACCAAGAAAATGAGCTTTCTATGGAATCAGAAATCTTGGAGCAG GCTATCAAAATTGCTGTGATTCTTGGTTTTGGATTATTAGTTCTTCTCACCCGGAAAAAGGAACCTCG GAAGAAAAAGTctgaagaaaatgatttttttttcttcaatattccaaatcaaattgaTGAAAGAACATTAACCGTGTAA
- the LOC140825452 gene encoding uncharacterized protein isoform X9, giving the protein MKKNLAAASNINLNRSESTSSTRNSEEKSTHSEQNVLEVVSREAEATPADSPSSSEASFVGSPSSYQKEDEIIQEIETPNAADCSQDASLVSFSHVTEAQSSRVPETTPAEKIETALPIVKSKDPDLTEKVPSNVRKMISAFESGQFKDVKSLKRPTSVLQDEKDVAPSTNQSLRKAEFAHLTENLSRNLNVSGQEDLVSSDSLPFPDLKESKSSVAPLEYSEITKEEPTVEESNRSPDALASSNILEQDVEKYLERAASAQVEQNIAGKEGSSEDKDEKGVTKLTDQSSREFEDNFFTGYLNQMIPSVSGLRDLDSSHTEASLAPKDLESTVVPMEISGEEKDRSPFYLTRQPVSETATCSGRESEVQSQEIEAYDSSAVEEAENETQTGLEGSKVMDIQGTSDQKPKSLDFDKEEYNSPESSGLWIFPHNLERLCITTAGNQVMKIVELLHIEANAHQENELSMESEILEQQHEIREVDIGNMPESGSFPDDSCNRLIGQAIKIAVILGFGLLVLLTRKKEPRKKKSEENDFFFFNIPNQIDERTLTV; this is encoded by the exons ATGAAAAAGAATCTTGCAGCTGCCTCCAACATTAACCTTAATCGTTCAGAAAGCACTAGTTCAACTCGTAATTCTGAAGAGAAGTCCACTCATAGCGAACAAAATGTCTTAG AAGTAGTGAGCCGTGAAGCTGAAGCCACACCAGCTGATTCGCCATCGAGTTCTGAAGCATCCTTTGTTGGCTCACCGTCTAGTTACCAAAAGGAAGATGAAATCATCCAAGAAATAGAAACCCCA AATGCTGCAGATTGCAGTCAAGATGCTTCTCTCGTCTCTTTTTCACATGTAACAGAAGCACAATCGTCTCGAGTACCTGAAACCACACCAGCTGAGAAAATTGAAACGGCATTGCCTATTGTCAAGTCAAAGGATCCAGATCTCACGGAGAAAGTCCCCAGCAATGTGAGGAAAATGATAAGTGCATTTGAAAGCGGTCAATTTAAG GATGTGAAATCCCTCAAAAGGCCAACTTCTGTACTACAAGATGAAAAGGATGTCGCTCCATCTACCAATCAAAGTTTGAGAAAAGCTGAGTTTGCCCATCTTACTGAAAACTTGAGTCGAAACCTAAATGTCAGTGGACAAGAAGATCTTGTTTCAAGCGACTCCCTACCTTTTCCAGACCTAAAGGAGTCAAAGTCAAGTGTAGCACCATTGGAGTATAGCGAAATTACTAAAGAGGAACCAACTGTTGAAGAAAGTAATAGATCACCGGACGCTTTAGCAAGTTCCAATATACTGGAGCAGGATGTGGAAAAATACCTTGAAAGGGCAGCATCGGCCCAAGTTGAACAAAATATAGCTGGAAAGGAAGGTTCTTCGGAGGACAAAGACGAGAAGGGCGTCACCAAATTAACTGATCAAAGTTCAAGAGAATTTGAGGATAACTTTTTTACAGGATACTTGAATCAAATGATACCAAGTGTTAGTGGACTAAGAGACTTAGATTCGAGTCACACTGAAGCATCTTTAGCCCCTAAGGATTTGGAGTCAACTGTTGTTCCGATGGAAATAAGTGGGGAAGAAAAAGATAGATCACCATTTTATCTAACGAGGCAACCAGTTTCAGAAACAGCTACATGTTCGGGAAGAGAGTCTGAGGTACAATCTCAAGAAATAGAAGCTTATGATTCTTCAGCTGTAGAAGAAGCAGAAAATGAGACACAAACAGGACTTGAAGGTTCAAAAGTTATGGATATTCAAGGGACTTCAGATCAGAAACCAAAATCGCTGGACTTTGATAAAGAAGAATATAATTCCCCTGAAAGCTCTGGTTTGTGGATATTCCCGCACAATTTGGAACGTTTATGTATTACAACTGCTGGCAACCAAGTGATGAAAATAGTAGAGCTTCTACACATTGAAGCCAATGCCCACCAAGAAAATGAGCTTTCTATGGAATCAGAAATCTTGGAGCAG CAACATGAAATACGTGAAGTAGACATTGGTAATATGCCAGAATCTGGTAGCTTTCCAGACGACTCATGTAACAGACTAATTGGGCAG GCTATCAAAATTGCTGTGATTCTTGGTTTTGGATTATTAGTTCTTCTCACCCGGAAAAAGGAACCTCG GAAGAAAAAGTctgaagaaaatgatttttttttcttcaatattccaaatcaaattgaTGAAAGAACATTAACCGTGTAA